The sequence below is a genomic window from Gopherus evgoodei ecotype Sinaloan lineage chromosome 9, rGopEvg1_v1.p, whole genome shotgun sequence.
catagGACTAAAGTTATCTAAACTATCTAACCGTTAAAACTAATATTAgctattttaattatttacaaCTATCTTTAAGTAGAGGCAAGAAAATATGAATGACAAGCTAGCAAGGAGAGCCAGAGGAAATGGAGGAAACTAAGGACATGTGGGTAATGTAACTCCTTATATATCCTGGCATGAAGGATTACTTAATTCACTGATCATACAAAAATGACCAAATCAGATTCAACAAACCTTTCCACACATACAAGCAAAATCACCTTTGAGCTGGAAAAAGTACATGAGCAATTATAGGGTAATTTCACTGAAGAGTTGCAAATGTCTAAAACAGGGACTTAAGATGGAAGTGTTTCCTTAAGTAGAATACCACTACTTTCATGCGAATAACCTaacacagtggttcccaaacttgttccactgcttgtgcagggaaagtccctggtgggcggggccagtttgtttacctgctgtgtctcgGCCTGTgctgtttccagcagctcccactggcctggagcagcgaaccgtgaccactgggagccacgattggccgaacctgcagacatggcaggtaaacaaaccagcccagcctgccaagggctttccctgcacaagtggcagaacaagtttgaaaCCACTGACTTAACATGTTTTATAAAAGAGGTATTTGAGCTACTCCTGTTGATGTGTGGGTGGGAGTCTATTTATATATGAGATGCTATGAAGTTTTTATTGCCTTGAGTTTGGGATGAATATATTATTCACGACTCATGAAACTGTGAGGGAGTTATGCAGAACTTCCAAATAGTTCTGGCAATAAAAAATTGATAGGTCCCATGTCTTCTGAAATGGGTTGCAAAGTTAAGTTTAGGGGAGTCTTTTATCACCACATATATAGTATACACTGTAGTAACTAAGGCTCCAAAATTATGAGTTATTACTATTTAAGAATTCCCCAGACATTAAGGATATTTTACAAAAGAAAGAAGAGTTCTAAGAAAAGAAAACTCAAGGTCTAATGGCTAGATTTCAATATTCTGAGGAAACTCAGAAATACTGCAGCCTTTCATAGGAGCATATTATTGGTGCAGCTAGAAATACTTTCCCTTTTCCCAGTGATTGagtgaatgaattaaaaaaaattatatcaaaCATTAGATATTATAGATGCCAGATACAGTAGTGAAAAATAGGGAACTTGTTGGAATTTAATATTATGATgggggggtagctcagtggtttaagcattggcctgctaaatctagggttgtgagttcaattcttgagggggccacttagcaatctggggtaaaatcagtacttggtcctgctagtgaaggccagGGGACTaaactcaatgacccttcagggtcccttctaattctatgagataggtatctctctatatatatacacaaagggAGGTTGATTATGAATGATACAGCTTTAGGCAAAATATTGTAAACTTTAAGGACAGGGCTTATTTTATGCGCAATCCTGTTAGGGAAAAAAAGGGGTTGTGTTCATACTGATTTCTTTTCATTTACTGACAAAGTGAAGAAATAAGGCTTTCagggacattgtaaataagagggcagcattatctcttgtaaatgtaaacacacttgtttgttttagcaattggctgaacaagaagtaggactcagtggacttgtaggctttgaagttttacataggtttggttttgaatgcagctatgtaacaaaaaaaatctacatttgtaagttgcactttcacaacaaagtgcttgtatgaggtgaactgaaaaatactatttcttttatcattttgacaatgcaaatatttgtaataaaatatacactttgatttcaattacaatacagaatacaatatatatgaaaatgtagaaaaacatccaaaatatttaataaatttcaattggtattctattgtttaactgtgcgattaaaactgtgattaatcgtgattaatttttttgagttaaatgCGATTGATAGCCCTAATTATAACCTATAATTTAAAATGACTTTCCTcaaatttttcttaaataaaccagTATGTTTTAATCCAGGGACAAACAGATTTTTCTGGCCACTATCAAATGCAATGTGACGACTAAAATAAAGCCCCTatgcatgttttattttcataGTAAAATACAGTTTATGGATCAAAGTAGACCATCACAAATATACACTCATCTATAACATGCAAAAATGGAAAGTTTTAGACAACCTCAACTACTGGAGTTGCTGCCAGTCACCTATAATAAAAACTATATAGGTAAATATAAGCTACTTTTCCACACAACAATCTCTTTAAACATAGATATTAGAGAGACTGAAAGCAAAACAAGCATATATTATATACTATAAATTGTCCCTCTCTACTCTCAGTTGCTTTAACAACAACTCCTGACCATTGGGAACTGGGGCTTTGCATGTTTTTGCTACTGTGATAGATAAAACATGACTAGACCTAACATTGCTCTATAGCACAATTTAATAACATTATCTTATTGGGAGGGggaacccaaaacaaaaaaccacatccATAACAGTCAGGAAAACAATGCTAACAACAAAAAAGAATGTTAAGTGCCTGGTCTTCAGAATAACAGATAGTCAGCAACattcccatttaaaaataaaatctgtcttAACCATCACTGAAATAATACCTTCATGACACATATTTAACATTCTAACCAAACTAattattatcgaccacctgaccagggcagtgatagtgatgatgaaatgctaagggagaggctatcaaaattaaggactcagtaatagtgggggatttcaattatgcccatattgactgggaacatgtcacctcaggatgaaatgtagagataaaatttcttgatactttaaatgactgcttcttggagcagctggtacaggaacccacaaggggagaggcaactctccatttagtcctgagtggagtgcaggagctggtccaagatgtaactataacaggaccgcttggaaatagtgatcataatataacaacattaaacatccctgtggtgggaagaacacctcaacagcatttaatttcagaaaggggaattatgcaaaaatgagggtgttagttaaacagaaattaaaaggtacagtgactagagtaaAATCCcggcaagctgcatggacacttttcaaagataccataatagaggtccaacttaaatgtatactccaaattaaaaaacacagtaaaagaattaCAAAAGAGCCAtggtggcttaacaaccatgtaaaagaagcaatgggagataaaaaagcatcttttaaaaagtggaagtcaaatcctagtgaggtaaataaaaaggaacataaacactgcctaattaagtgtaaaaatgtaataagaaaagccaaggaGGAGTTTAAAGAAAGGTTAaagaaaaactcaaaaggtaataacaaaatgttttttaagtacatcagaagtaggaagcctgccaaacaaccagtggggcccctggacgattgagatacaaaaggagtgcttaaagatgataaagtcactgcagagaaactatatagattctttgcttcagtcttcacggctgaggatgttagggagattctcaaacctgagccagcttttgtaggtgacaaatctgaggaattgtcacagactgaggtgtcactagaggagattttggaattaaatgataaacttaacagtaacaagtcactgggaccagatggcattcacccaagagttctgaaagaactcaaatgtgaagttgcagaactattaactatggtttgtaacctgtcctttaaatcagcttctgtacccaatgactggagatAGCTAacgtaacgccaatatttaaaaagggctctagagatgatcccagcaattacagaccagtaagtctaacgccagtaccgggcaaattagttgaaacaatagtaaagaataaaatcatcagacacatagaagaacataaattgttgggcaaaagtcaacatggtttctataaagggaaattgagtcttcctaatctattacagttctttgaaggggtcaacaaacatgtggacaagggggatccagtggacatagtgtacttagatttccagaaagcctttgagaaggtccctcaCAAAGGcttttatgtaaattaagttgtcatgggataagagggaaggtcctttcatggattgagaactggttaaaagacaggaaacaaagggtaggaataaatggtaaattctcagaatggaaaggggtaacaagtggtgtcccccaagggtcagtcctaggacttactcataaatgatatggagaaaggggtaagaagtgaggtgacaaagtttgcagatgatactaaactgttcaagatagttaagaccaaagcagactgtgaagaacttcaaaaagatctcacaaaactaagtgactgggcaacaaaatggcaaatgaaatttaatgtggataaatgtaaagtaatgcacattagaaagaAATAACCACAACTGTACattcaatatgatgggggctaatttagctacaacggataagaaaaaagatcttgaagtcatcgtggatagttttctgaagatgtccacgcagtgtgcagtggcagtcaaaaaagcaaacaggatgttaggaatcattaaaaaggggatagaaaataagaccgagagtatcttattgcccttatataaatccatagtacgcccacatcttgaatactgcgtaccgatgtggtcttctcatctcaaaaaagatataccggcattagaaaaagttcagagaagggcaactaaaatgattaggggtttggaatgggtcccatataggagagattaaagaggctaggacttttcagcttggaaaagaggaaactaagggggggatatgatagaggtatataaaatcatgagtgatgcagagaaaataaacaaggaaaagttatttacttgttcccataatataagaactagggaccaccaaatgaaattaatgggcagcaggtttaaaacaaataaaaggaagttcttcacacagcagacagtcaacttgtggaactccttgcctgaggaggttgtgaaggctaggactataacagtgtttaaaagagaactggataaattcatggaggttaagtccgttaatggatattagccaggatgggtaaggaagggtgtccttagcctgtgtttgtcagagggtggagatggatggcaggagagagatcacttgatcattgcctgttgggttcattccctttggggcaactggcattggccactttggtctgacccagtacggccattcttatgttcttatgttaattaGTTTGATTTCCTCTATCTACCAAACAGATTTGTATTTTTTCCTTGGGCTGAAAACTCAACAATggacaattaaaaatattaattacagGAAAAAGGAAGTCagtcttcaaaataaaaaattcatcTCATCTGTACAcagcaaaacattaaaaatgtgtttatttcaaGATTAGGGGGAGGAAGAATGATAAAGGGCCATTTCCCCTTGACTGAGACTATGCGTATCAACATTCAACTCACTGGGAGTTTGATGTGGAAATTTTAAATCCCCCAAGTACCATGTAAGTACAATGCAAACAGTTATAGGCTCCAGACATAGCATCTCTAGAAATAACTTCATAACTGCCCTTTtgtcaaatatataaaatatatggaaCATTCATTCACTCATTATATATGTCTATGTGTTCTGGCCAGCAGGAGACAAATGTGCTACATTATATAGTACACCTTTCTTGTGAACCACCATGACATTATCACTTTAAACCTGGATCAATCTGTAATCACCataggtcagtggttcccaaactttaaaaatatgtgaatccctttcactaaaatgtcaagtcttgagaaccccctcctaaaaatgaatatttccagggattttctccttttcctgagtataaattataaaagcagtgatcttggaaatattaaactggtttttatgacatgcttattccatactatttattattaattattatttatcattacaatatttttattacattatgaaaatggcaccactcttccaagatctcacctTCATAGCTCGTATCACTTTGAACAAGCCTGTtacaagacaaggctcctatgtttcatcgaggagtatcagatgtgaaacaacatgaaagtatttaagaaaccaactcaaagagttcctcttacacaagcattcaggaCTTGAggagtccaggcaaacaatgcacgttacaacaaagcttaaacttgttcttcataataattttaaaaacaatactagctgcctatttaattttaaaaacagcaaaaaatatccacctccctttccattactTATAAGGactcttgaagtttaaatctcctcagtgtgatagatatgcttgctttgatctgcttagctcttggaagtccaggcactccgggctgctggccccatgctgcccagggaccctagggacagctctgtccgccattagggaatttttccctgagaaccccttgtaacatttcacgaacccccaggggttcatgaaccccagtttgggaaccactgccacaGATAGTGCTTAATGTGCTGCACATTCTAAttgaagcagaaaaaaatagCCAACCATTACCCTTCTCTTACAGACATAAACACTTTCATTTAAACTCTCACTTAGCTTTCACAGATCTTTAGACTGCAAACTCTATGGGCCAGGAACTTGTGTGTTTGACACAGTTCACTTATTGTGCAGCACCATGCATACTTAGCGCAATGAACCATCAATAATactattaaataaacaaacaaacaaaaatccccaaACAGACAAGAAATGGGATAAATGCCATTCCTCTGAAATAATGGTTGGTGATTGGGGGAGGAATCACACCTTTGATTGTCTCTGATTATACTTATGATTCACTCCTGGTTAGACCCTTGATGAGGCAAAGTAGCCCCTGAAAAGCATACTGCCTCTCAAATAGCTAATTTGAGTTAAGTGCAtatcccaattaaaaaaaaacaacacatcagTTTGGTTCTTTTATTTCTGTTAGGAGACAAGTTGTGTTAACTGCACATAGCACCAAAGAGTTAATTAACCAAATCCTCTTACCACCTGTCACTTAGAATGAAAAGACCACATAAGATCTTTAGTGAAGAACAAATCCTGAGGAATTAAAGCTTGTTCTCATAATACATTAGAAATAGAAtggcttcccctcctcccttccctgcacCATGAACACACACTCACCCTCTGGGTGATGGTTTTCCCCTCTTTGACTTGCACTGCCAAGCCCAAATCAGACAATCTGCAGTTGCCATTATCATCCAGGAGAACATTTTCTGGCTTCATGTCCCTGTACAGGATTCTGATGGAGTGGAGATGCAGAATCCCACAGGTGATCTGAGCTGAATAGAAGATGATCCTGTTCATTTCCAAGCCCCTCTCTCCCACATTGTAGATATGGTATTTAAGATCCCCTCCATTCATGAGGCTCATAACAAGACACAGATGGCTCTTGCTCTCATAGGCATATGCCAGGGTGACTATGAAAGGACAGTTAACTTTCTCTAGGATCTGCTTCTCCAGCAGAGCCATCTTCTCCCCACCTTTCTTCTTCAGCCTCTTCTTATCCAGTTTCTTGCAGGCATACATCTTGCCAGTATTTTTCACCTGAATGGCACAAACCTAGAGGATCAGGatggaaagagaaaggaaggggCTTTACAAATACAGACGGGAGGTGAATTAACAGGAGAGGTGGATGGGGTTTAAGAAAGCAAGATATATCTTGCCATCCTTTCAGAGGGCACTGCTAGTGATCAGCCTGACAGAACACTGGATGGGGATATAGTGGGAGTAGTGAGATGATCTATTCTGCttgtggggagtgggggctgtCTTATCCTAGTCCAAAGCTCTTGAGGATCCTATGGAGTTTTCAGAAGTTCCCTTTACTGACCAGCATGTGGATGCTTTGGGGCAATAAAGTGGAGAAGGGGTTACATCACACTGGTTTGCCCAAGAAGGAAGTTAGTTTTTCAAGGTTTTTGATGTCTGCCTAGTCTATTGTAGGCTCTTCTCTGCATTGCCCATACCCACCCATTAGATCAGGGAAGGGATTGATGGTAGCTGCCTACCTCTCCAAAGCCACCTTTGCCCAGCACCCGAAACTCGTAGAAGTACTTCTCATTTACTGGCTGCCTCTCAAAGACTTTCCACTGCAGGAACTTGTCATAGAAGGGGGTTCTCTGGAAGTCCTGGAAGGGTTTCTCCTGGAGGAAAGCCTTGGTCTCCTCCTTGGCCAGCTGCAAGATACTCTCATAGTCCTTCTCAGTGGCAGCCTGGCACTTGCTGGCCAGGTCTGAGCTCATGAACGCTAGGTAGCCCTTGGAGCCAGACTTCAGGAAGTTGGTGACCAAGCTCTGCATGATGCTACTCTTGGCATTgtcctctgccagctcccagttgGACACCTCATCCAGGAAGTCCCTGGCCACCAGGTATTCAGGCACGGTCTCTAAGAACTCCTTAAAGAACCTTTTGCCAATGGGCTGCTGCTCGCAGATACTCTCATACTCAGCCGGGAGGGCCTGCCTGACCTCTGTGCACTGCTCAGGCTTGGGCAGCGAGAGGCTCTTGCGCCTCCTCTGCATCTCTCTGGTGTCCCCTTCTGTGCTCTTCCTGGCCTGCAGGTATGCTGTGTTGGCAATCAGGTTGTCCAAACCCCCCATGTCACACATCTTGGTGAGCTCTTGGGGTGGCAAAGCCTGGCTGGGGCAAAGTCACTCACTGGTCCTGGGGCTGTTTTGCACCTCTCCCGGCCTGCGTGTGTTTGTGTGGGCTTCAGAGAGACACTGAGGAGACTAGCTGCTTTAGCATTAAATACCTCTCAAGGATTTTCATTAAGTACCTTTCGGTGTATGTACCATTTGTGGAAAGTGACTGGTAAGAGGTTTCTCTCTAAGGAGCTTTGGGGTTGCTATCTATAGCCAGTGGGATGACATCCCAGGAAAACCTTCCCACTGCTGTCACTGAATAGGTACAGATTGGCTGGTGACCCTCAGCACAGACCCTTTCCTGCCCCTTATATGTGCCAGGATTCCCACCCCACCCACTGTCCATGGCCACTGGAGTGTGCCAGAATTCCACACCCACCCACTGTCTACTGGCTCCTTACCCTCTGCAAGTGTGCCTTGGACagacagatacacacacatactccaTGGCACTTTGCCCTTTGGGGTGGGGTCAAAATCCCACACAAATCCACTGTTCATGGCACCCTGACCCTGGGGGTTACACAAAATCTCCTTGACTTCTTCCCATTGCACCCTGAGCTTTGGGGTActggaaattacattaaaacatacataaaataaaataaaagctgttACAAGATGTAAAAGCCACTCAAAAGTCAAAGCCATCTCTGAAACATAAGTCACAAGAGAGCAACAGCAGAAAAAACACAGGGGGTGTTTGGAGTTGTTTAATAATCACTCAGTTCTGATCGTTGAGCACCATCACATCCTTCAACAC
It includes:
- the GRK7 gene encoding rhodopsin kinase GRK7 isoform X1 yields the protein MCDMGGLDNLIANTAYLQARKSTEGDTREMQRRRKSLSLPKPEQCTEVRQALPAEYESICEQQPIGKRFFKEFLETVPEYLVARDFLDEVSNWELAEDNAKSSIMQSLVTNFLKSGSKGYLAFMSSDLASKCQAATEKDYESILQLAKEETKAFLQEKPFQDFQRTPFYDKFLQWKVFERQPVNEKYFYEFRVLGKGGFGEVCAIQVKNTGKMYACKKLDKKRLKKKGGEKMALLEKQILEKVNCPFIVTLAYAYESKSHLCLVMSLMNGGDLKYHIYNVGERGLEMNRIIFYSAQITCGILHLHSIRILYRDMKPENVLLDDNGNCRLSDLGLAVQVKEGKTITQRAGTNGYMAPEILKEENYSYPVDWFAMGCSIYEMVAGRTPFKDFKEKVSKDEVKKRTLEDEVKFEHANFTAETKDICRLFLAKKSEDRLGSRSSDDDPRKHAFFKTINFHRLEAGLIDPPFVPDPSVVYAKDVADIADFSEIRGIEFDDKDKQFFKKFATGAVPIPWQEEIIETGLFEELNDPNRIATGECANGGEAKSGVCLLL
- the GRK7 gene encoding rhodopsin kinase GRK7 isoform X2, with the protein product MCDMGGLDNLIANTAYLQARKSTEGDTREMQRRRKSLSLPKPEQCTEVRQALPAEYESICEQQPIGKRFFKEFLETVPEYLVARDFLDEVSNWELAEDNAKSSIMQSLVTNFLKSGSKGYLAFMSSDLASKCQAATEKDYESILQLAKEETKAFLQEKPFQDFQRTPFYDKFLQWKVFERQPVNEKYFYEFRVLGKGGFGEVCAIQVKNTGKMYACKKLDKKRLKKKGGEKMALLEKQILEKVNCPFIVTLAYAYESKSHLCLVMSLMNGGDLKYHIYNVGERGLEMNRIIFYSAQITCGILHLHSIRILYRDMKPENVLLDDNGNCRLSDLGLAVQVKEGKTITQRAGTNGYMAPEILKEENYSYPVDWFAMGCSIYEMVAGRTPFKDFKEKVSKDEVKKRTLEDEVKFEHANFTAETKDICRLFLAKKSEDRLGSRYGLFPMFKKHAFFKTINFHRLEAGLIDPPFVPDPSVVYAKDVADIADFSEIRGIEFDDKDKQFFKKFATGAVPIPWQEEIIETGLFEELNDPNRIATGECANGGEAKSGVCLLL